A region from the Aphis gossypii isolate Hap1 chromosome 1, ASM2018417v2, whole genome shotgun sequence genome encodes:
- the LOC126549405 gene encoding ankycorbin-like, protein MTTDKSSAKEVFFNSCKNGDLNTIKINLFHNVSPFSLDKYGNNALHLASMNNQPKVLEYLLKTVKTYKSNFQNKIGRTALNIAAAQGAYECIEVLLNYFHCDINSTDKIFLNSPLHWCVTSKCIKGVKKLLDVGADFTSVNKFGKTPLQLAKTTCLDIFQLIDNFIKNKNKDQSLQTTPHINDIETKTKTISKSSNLSQFNVTNDKTKSNSEVFDKTVNQQCSNCETILDPNLTSNNGDESFYLDISKLKNGDNSVLKLLEKSIEPVDETSFVSSILNSGKVIQLTEAGILALEYTKNEINTPIPDRLVQSFLNTSQQYNDNENHLDNENIEKDTESGSITLSRGLKRLKSPQPCSKRFKYTESTKITEFESLLDQLSSKFTKTVPRVYNSNSYCPQSSSTTESSTMRNNEVCKNQLVCVNSDINAQPKWVDDLMCLLHKLDNSDIVENKPIDLP, encoded by the exons atGACTACGGATAAGTCTTCAGCCAAAGAGGTGTTCTTTAATTCATGTAAAAATGGtgatttgaatacaattaaaattaacttgttTCACAATGTATCACCGTTCAGTCTTGATAag tatggaAACAATGCTTTGCACCTAGCTTCTATGAACAATCAACCAAAAGTATTGGAATACTTATTAAAGACTGTCAAAACTTATAAAAGTAACTTTCAGAATAAAATTGGACGTACTGCTTTAAATATTGCAGCCGCTCAAGGTGCATATGAGTGTATTGAAGTTTTATTGAACTATTTTCACTGTGATATCAATTCAACAGAtaag atttttctcaATAGTCCATTGCATTGGTGTGTTACAAGCAAATGTATCAAAGGTGTTAAGAAATTATTAGATGTGGGAGCTGATTTTACTTCTGTAAACAAATTTGGTAAAACACCTTTACAACTTGCCAAAACAACATGTCTggacatttttcaattaatagacaat tttatcaaaaataaaaataaggatCAAAGTTTGCAGACAACTCcacatattaatgatattgaaacaaaaacgAAAACTATCTCAAAATCATCAAATTTGTCACAATTTAATGTAACTA atgataaaacaaaatcgaaTTCAGAAGTATTTGATAAGACTGTTAATCAGCAATGTAGCAATTGTGAAACAATACTAGATCCCAATTTGACATCTAATAATGGAGatgaatcattttatttagatatttcaaaattaaaaa ATGGTGATAattctgttttaaaattactggAAAAATCTATTGAACCAGTAGACGAAACTTCTTTTGTatcatctattttaaatagcgGAAAAGTTATTCAGTTGactg aagctGGTATACTTGCTTTagaatatacaaaaaacgaaataaatacTCCAATTCCTGATCGACTTGTACAAAGCTTCTTGAACACATCTCAAcagtataatgataatgaaaatcatcttgacaatgaaaatattgaaaaagatACTGAATCAGGTTCAATAACACTTTCCAGAGGATTAAAACGGCTGAAAAGTCCACAACCCTGCTccaaaagatttaaatataccgAAAGTACTAAAATTACAGAGTTTGAAAGTTTATTGGACCAATTGAGTTCTAAGTTTACTAAAACTGTACCCAgagtttataattcaaattcctATTGTCCGCAAAGTTCGTCAACTACAGAAAGTAGTACAATGAGAAATAACGAAGTTTGCAAAAATCAATTAGTATGTGTAAACTCTGATATTAATGCACAACCCAAATGGGTAGATGATCTGATGTGTTTATTGCATAAATTAGATAATTCGGACATAGTGGAAAATAAACCAATTGATCTACCTTGA
- the LOC114128415 gene encoding uncharacterized protein LOC114128415: MSKLNKFISYTIRGALFGATVFGSQELGIWKDGETSREIAKIIIAILTPIAKKAESEMPEQVKSLPSVENLKSTSTACWNKGVYNAGEFVIDVPNKCVCAANKAYQLVEVQVNKSKEN, translated from the exons ATGAGtaaactaaacaaatttataag ttacacTATAAGAGGCGCTTTATTTGGAGCAACAGTATTTGGTTCACAAGAATTAGGTATATGGAAAGATGGTGAAACATCACGGGAAATAGCTAAAATCATCATTGCAATTTTAACTCCTATAGCCAAAAAAGCAGAGTCAGAAATGCCAGaacaa GTAAAATCATTGCCATctgtagaaaatttaaaatccacATCGACAGCATGTTGGAACAAAGGTGTGTATAATGCTGGCGAGTTTGTTATCGATGTACCCAACAAATGTGTCTGTGCGGCCAATAAAGCATATCAATTGGTTGAAGTACAAGTGAATAAAtccaaagaaaattaa
- the LOC114128416 gene encoding proliferation-associated protein 2G4 encodes MADKDKDNDEVEATIADEAVVIKYKTAGEIANRVLVEIIEKCVEGASVRDICIWGDNLILEETSKVFKKEKEMKKGIAFPVCISANGCICHFSPITSEPDHVIAKDDVLKIDLGVHLDGFISMIAHTVVVGANADNKITDKKANCFLAAHYASQAALRLMRPGNDTYQITDMVMKVCKEFDCKPVEGMLSHQLQQFKLDGPKTIIQNPSESHRKEHEKATIEANEVYALDVLVSTGTGAARETTAKVSVFKKTEEVYPLKLRASRIFYTEVIQKHSIMPFNLRNFEDEKKAKMGVMECVNHKLIEPFQVLFEKTGETVVQYKFTVLVTATGPARITGLPFEEDLYVPNLSIKDPEILNLLKTSVNQRGILQPVKKKKKKPQKNANNAAGENCSMDVDQSSKSGVEKMEVDA; translated from the exons ATGGCTGACAAGGACAAGGATAACGACGAAGTGGAAGCGACTATCGCCGACGAAGCGGTGGTGATCAAGTACAAGACAGCCGGCGAGATCGCCAACC GTGTTCTTGTTGAAATAATCGAAAAATGTGTAGAAGGTGCATCAGTCCGTGATATATGTATTTGgggtgataatttaatattagaagaGACTAGTAAAGTATTCAAAAAAGAAAAGGAAATGAAAAaag gTATTGCTTTTCCCGTTTGTATATCTGCAAATGGTTGCATTTGCCATTTTTCACCTATTACAAGTGAACCAGATCATGTAATTGCAAAGgatgatgttttaaaaat AGACTTAGGAGTTCATTTAGATGGTTTCATTTCTATGATTGCTCATACTGTTGTTGTGGGAGCAAATGCTGATAATAAAATCACTGATAAAAAAGCTAATTGTTTCTTAGCTGCTCATTATGCATCTCAAGCTGCATTAAGGTTAATGAGGCCTGGAAATGAT acataccAAATAACTGATATGGTAATGAAGGTTTGCAAAGAATTTGATTGTAAGCCAGTTGAAGGTATGCTTAGCCATCAATTGCagcaatttaaattagatgGTCCCAAAACTATTATTCAGAATCCTAGTGAATCGCATAGAAAAGAACACGAAAAAGCAACTATTGAGGCCAATGAAGTTTATGCTTTAGATGTACTTGTTAGTACAGGAACTGGAGCTGCCCGTGAAACGACAGCAAAGGTATCTGTATTCAAAAAGACCGAAGAAGTTTACCCATTGAAGCTTAGGGCAtctag aatattttacactgaagttattcaaaaacatagtATAATGCCATTCAATTTGAGAAATTTCGAGGATGAAAAGAAGGCTAAAATGGGCGTAATGGAATGTGTAAATCACAAACTTATCGAACCATTTCAAGTTCTGTTTGAAAAAActg gcgAAACTGTTGTGCAATACAAGTTCACTGTGTTAGTAACAGCAACTGGACCTGCTCGAATAACAGGATTACCGTTTGAAGAAGACCTTTATGTGCCCAATTTATCCATTAAAGACCCAGAAATATTG aatttacttAAGACATCTGTGAATCAAAGAGGAATTTTGCAACCTGttaaaaagaagaagaagaagccACAAAAAAATGCTAACAATGCAGCTGGAGAAAACTGCTCTATGGACGTCGATCAATCATCAAAGTCAGGAGTTGAAAAAATGGAAGTGGATGCTTAA